One genomic window of Brienomyrus brachyistius isolate T26 chromosome 16, BBRACH_0.4, whole genome shotgun sequence includes the following:
- the lss gene encoding lanosterol synthase, which produces MMTEGTYLRRRGGPYKTAPATDLSRWRLSNVEGRQVWRYLEDQDHADRAQTMLEAHSVGLDTSKFVADSLAAGNAKEAALKGMEFYRLLQAEDGHWAGDYGGPLFLLPGLLITCYVTKITLPEAWKKEMVRYLRSVQLVDGGWGLHVEDKSTVFGTALNYTTLRILGLEPDDPDMVRARNNLHSKGGAAGIPSWGKFWLAVMNVYSWEGMNTLLPEMWLFPTWMPAHPSTLWCHCRQVYLPMSYCYAVRLTAQEDPLVLSLRQELYIQDYSRINWPAQRNNVAACDLYTRHSTLLTVAYMVMNVYEAHHSTALRAKAVKELYDHIKADDRFTKCISIGPISKTINMLVRWHVDGPSSAAFQEHVSRIPDYLWLGLDGLKMQGTNGSQLWDTAFAAQAFLEAGAEDSPKFTECLQHAHQFLACTQIPENPPEYKKYYRQMNKGGFPFSTRDCGWVVADCTAEGLKALMLLQERCPFVRCHVASERLCDAVNVLLSMRNGDGGFATYETKRGGRLLELLNPSEVFGDIMIDYTYVECTSAVMQALKHFQQAFPEHRAQEVRSTLDQGLEYCRRLQRPDGSWEGSWGVCFTYGTWFGLEAFACMGHVFQNGMARPEVQSACDFLLARQMEDGGWGEDFESCEQRRYVQSECSQIHSTCWALLGLMAVRYPDTKVIERGIQILIDKQLPNGDWPQENISGVFNKSCAISYTSYRNIFPVWALGRFSRLYPSSPRAGKLKQ; this is translated from the exons ATGATGACAGAAGGAAC GTACCTGCGGAGACGGGGTGGGCCGTATAAAACGGCTCCGGCCACAGACCTAAGCCGCTGGAGGCTGTCAAATGTGGAGGGCAGGCAGGTCTGGCGTTACCTGGAGGATCAGGACCATGCTGATAGAGCGCAGACCATGCTGGAAGCCCACTCTGTGGGCTTGGATACG AGCAAGTTTGTCGCAGATTCCCTTGCTGCAGGAAATGCCAAGGAGGCGGCACTAAAGGGCATGGAATTCTACCGCCTCCTGCAGGCTGAGGACGGGCACTGGgctggagactatggggggcCCCTTTTTCTGCTACCAG GCCTGCTGATCACATGCTATGTAACGAAGATCACTCTCCCAGAGGCGTGGAAGAAGGAAATGGTGCGGTACCTGCGCTCTGTGCAGCTGGTGGACGGGGGATGGGGTCT CCACGTGGAAGACAAGTCGACGGTGTTCGGCACAGCTCTGAACTACACCACTCTCAGGATCCTGGGCCTGGAGCCAGACGACCCGGACATGGTGCGGGCCAGGAACAACCTGCACAGCAAAG GAGGAGCAGCTGGAATTCCATCCTGGGGTAAATTCTGGTTGGCTGTGATGAACGTGTACAGCTGGGAGGGAATGAACACCCTCCTGCCAGAGATGTG GCTCTTCCCTACCTGGATGCCAGCACACCCGTCCACTCTGTGGTGTCACTGTCGCCAGGTTTACCTGCCCATGAGTTACTGCTATGCTGTGAGACTCACTGCTCAGGAGGACCCGCTGGTGCTCAGCCTCAGACAG GAGCTGTACATCCAGGATTATTCGAGAATCAACTGGCCGGCTCAGCGGAACAACGTGGCTGCGTGCGACTTGTATACCCGTCACAGCACGTTGCTGACCGTTGCTTACA TGGTCATGAATGTGTACGAAGCCCATCACAGCACAGCCTTACGAGCCAAGGCGGTGAAGGAGCTCTATGACCACATCAAGGCCGACGACCGCTTCACAAAGTGCATCAGCATCGGTCCG ATCTCCAAGACCATCAACATGTTGGTGCGCTGGCACGTGGATGGGCCCAGCTCAGCCGCTTTCCAGGAGCATGTGTCCCGTATCCCGGACTACCTCTG GCTGGGCCTTGATGGTTTGAAGATGCAG GGGACCAACGGATCACAGCTGTGGGACACAGCCTTTGCTGCACAGGCCTTCTTGGAG GCCGGGGCGGAGGACAGCCCCAAGTTTACAGAGTGCCTTCAGCACGCCCATCAGTTCCTAGCTTGCACCCAG ATACCAGAAAACCCACCTGAGTACAAAAAATACTACAGACAGATGAACAAG GGCGGCTTCCCGTTCAGCACGCGTGACTGCGGCTGGGTCGTGGCCGACTGCACCGCCGAGGGGCTCAAGGCGCTGATGCTGCTGCAGGAGCGCTGTCCCTTCGTCAGGTGCCATGTCGCCAGCGAGCGCCTCTGCGATGCCGTCAATGTG CTCCTGAGCATGAGGAACGGTGACGGCGGATTTGCCACCTATGAGACCAAACGTGGAGGGAGGCTTCTGGAGCTACTGAATCCCTCTGAGGTGTTTG GTGACATCATGATCGACTACACCTACGTGGAGTGCACGTCGGCTGTGATGCAGGCTCTGAAGCACTTCCAGCAGGCTTTCCCcgagcacagggcacaggaggTCAG ATCTACACTGGACCAGGGCCTCGAGTACTGCAGGAGGTTGCAGAGGCCTGATGGATCATGGGAAGG GTCCTGGGGAGTGTGCTTCACGTACGGTACCTGGTTTGGACTCGAGGCCTTCGCCTGCATGGGCCATGTCTTCCAGAATGG gatggcGCGTCCTGAGGTACAGAGTGCTTGCGACTTCCTGCTGGCCCGGCAAATGGAGGACGGTGGCTGGGGGGAGGACTTTGAGTCGTGCGAGCAGCGGCGATACGTACAGAGCGAGTGCTCGCAGATCCACAGCACCTGCTGGGCCCTGCTGGGCCTCATGGCCGTCAG GTACCCGGATACCAAGGTGATAGAGCGAGGGATTCAGATCTTGATAGATAAGCAGCTCCCTAATGGAGACTGGCCTCAA GAGAACATCTCTGGGGTCTTCAACAAGAGCTGCGCCATCAGCTACACCTCTTACAGGAACATCTTCCCGGTTTGGGCCCTGGGCCGCTTCTCCCGGCTGTACCCCTCCAGCCCTCGTGCCGGGAAGCTGAAACAGTGA